Genomic window (Marinilabiliales bacterium):
TCAGGGCCCCGCTGCTCGAGGGAGATGTCAACTGGCCCGGGGTCATGAAGGCGCTGGATGAAATTGGTTACACCGGGTGGGCCATTACCGAACAGTCAGGCGGCGACACTCCCGAAGGCCTTGCCGACCTGGTCTCCAGGCTTGAGAAGATTCTCAAAAGCTGAACAGCAGTAATTCCATAATTCACTTTCCTGCCGGCTAATTGTCCGCCTCCCTGTTATTAACATCACTTTAATAGCTTGGCATACAGGCTTGTAAGATTTGTGCATGTATTGTATTCTGGCACGTAAATTGTTATTGGTGTGAAGATCTTTATTAACTTAATTAACCTGCTTTATACAGATGAAAACAAAAGAAAGCCTTTCGTTTTTTGTGCTTGCCCTTTTTGGGGCCGCTATACTGGTTTTTAGCGGTTGCAAGAAAGATGACGATGATCTTAACGGAGATCCTGACTCAGTGAAAGACTATGATGGCAATGTCTACAAAACTGTAACCATTGGCAGCCAGGTATGGTTTGCTGAAAACTTGCGTACTACAAAGTACCGTAACGGCGATGCTATTCCGACAGGGCATACCAAAGCAGGATGGGCCGGTTTAGCCACAGGGGCCTACGCCGTTTACCCACATTCAGAAATTGATGGTTTTACATCCGGCGCGGAGGTGCTCCAGGGCTATGGCGCCCTCTACAACTGGCATGCAGTAAAAACAGGCAAGCTATGCCCTGCAGGCTGGCGCATACCAACCGACGGGGATTGGACAACCCTTACTGACCACATTGGCGGCTCAGGCATTGCGGGAGGCAAACTTAAAAGTACCCGCACCACACCCGTTGCTCACCCCCGCTGGGAAAGCCCCAACCTGAACGCAACCGATGAGTACGAATTCTCTGCCATTCCCGCGGGGCTTATTTCTAATGATGGAGAACCCCTGTTTAACGGGTATGCCGGTTACTGGTGGTCCTCAACTGAACAGGAGACAATTGGTGCCTGGTACAGGGCAATGATCTGGGAGAATGGTGAAGTGATCAGACCGGTAGTAGATAAGAAATTCGGCTTCTCCGTTCGCTGCATCAAGGAAAACTGATAAGACTGGCGCCAGGCAGACGAAAAGTTTCTAAATTACATAAACACTTTCCTTGCAAACTCAATATTGGCTTTTGTATCCTCTTCGAATCTGTTTTCCCGTCCGCTTGTCTCCAGTATCAGCCATTTGTCATAACCAATATCGCGCAGGGCAGCTGCGCATGCTTCCAGGTCAACCTCTCCCGTTTCATCAAAAAGGTTCTGGTTCCACCTGGTGTTTTTGAGATGTATCTCGCACATGCGGTGATTGCCGATCATCCTGATCTCTCCGGGCACGTCATATCCGTTGTTCCATGGATTTGCGGTATCGTAGTATATCTGTACCATGGAGGAGCCTATCTCATCTATGATCTGAAGATTCTGGCGGGCAGTAAGGGTGTTCTCAAGTCCGATGACTACTCCAAGGTCTTCGGCACGGGGAACAATCTGTTTGATGACGGCAATTACCCTCTCAACATCCTTTTCCTTCCACTTGTATTCAGGGAATTTTCCTGTCGAGATATTTATGTAACTGCCTGATTCGTCTCTTTCGAGGAGGTCGCCGTTGCCAAAGAAGGCAGTCAGAATATTTGTTGAACCCAGCGCTGCTGCAGCCTCGAGGGCGTCTACCACGAATATGGCGGACTGCGGTTCGGTGGCAAGGGGTATCTCATTGAGGATGCTGCCTGCTGCCACGGAGGGAAATACGATGCCATGCTGTTTGCCCAGATCAAGGTACTTTTCCCTCACGGCTTTTTCACGCAACGGCATATTGCCGGGCGATGTTCCAACGCTTACCTGGATCGCTTCCAGTCCGACCCCCGCCGCCCTTGGAATATAGGAAGGATCGGCTGACCGGCCCAGGTTCCAGTCACATATCCCGATGCCGGCAGGCCCGGGATTGCTGCATGAAGCAAGAACGGTTGAAGGAAGTCCTGCAATAACCGCAGCTGCAATGCTTTTTTGAATAAATGATCTTCTGTCCATATGAATTCAGTTTTTTTCCTGCCTTTAAGATTTGAATATTGATCGTCCAAAATAACAAAAATTACCCTTAAAAATCAGTTAATCACAAGAAATCTGGCACTGCCTGCCGGATATCCCATGTTCAGGACCCGTAATATATAGATTCCTGATTGTAGATTTGCAGTGTCGAGAATCTCCGATGATTTACCATATATATTGTGTGTTTGCACCATTTTTCCGCTATTGTCAAATAGATGGATGCTGCCTGTTTCAATTGGTTTGGCAAACTCAATAATCAGTAATGATCCATATGACGGGTTGGGAAAGATCCTGAGTTCCGGCAATTGTGATTGGTTTGTAAATGATATGGATGTGGGAATGTCTGCTCTGCCATACATTATTCCGCGTCCTCCTGTTGCACAATATACAAGCCCTGCTGTGCGGAGGTCTCCGCTAATATCCCTTACCCTGCCTGCAGGCATCTCTCCCAGTGAAATATTTGTCCACGTTTTCCCGTAATCAGCCGAAAGGTATATTGCTTCAGTACCTTCAATCACTGCAGCTATATATATTGCAGGATCTTCCGAGTGTGGCATGGGTTTTCCAAAACCTATGCCTCCTACTGATGATACTCCTGGAACTTCTGACCATGAAGAGCCATAGTCTGTAGAGTGAAAAAGCTTACCCCTGTTGGTGTGGAAAAACAGGTGTCCCTCCCTGAATGGTACGGCCTTCAGCTTGCACTGATAATGCTGTGGCAGGCCGGAGTAGACTTTTGAGAAAGTTTCGCCGCCATCATCACTGCGGTAAAGTGCTCCTCCGTCATTTTGAAGATAATAGTAGAAGTAGTCACCATTCACCCTGTCTGATGCAAGAACCAGGCTTTGCGCCCAGTGGTGGGTGGCACTGTTGCGGATTGCCGGGATCCCTGATGAAGGGTGCCAGGATTCTCCTTTATCATTTGTATAATGCATCTGCACAATAGGCACTGAGGAAGCATCATTATGAGGAGCCCATACCCATCTGCTTTCATCTGTGGCGGAGATAGCGATATTGCCATTATTGAAATCAGCCGGTATTGACGGAAAAGGCCTCCAGCCTTTTCCGTTGTTGGTGGTATAGAGATGACGTTCTTCGGCTACATTATGCATCTGGCTGCCAACTATCACAGATACCGACGGATTGCCGACACAATAATCCATACCGGTCCCTATACCGAACTGATCGCCGAAGATTGATTTTGATGGCACCTGATCGACATTGTCGTGAGCGAAGGCAATCTTGTCCATTACCAGCGAGAAGACTGCCTTGCCATCGGTTACCGGCGGCACATGTACCTGTCCGGCAACCAGCTCCTCGAGGTTGTCCATCCGGGTTACCCATTGAGGGTTTGCGGCTTGAATATTACTTGTAACATAAACGCCGAATCCATTCGGTTGCCACACCTTGTCTGAATTAGCTTTGTCAAACATTATGTGGGAGGTATAGGTCCACGGCACATAGGTGGGATACCATGACGGTTCGCTAAGATTGCTGAAGCGCACCGGCTTCCAGCTCTCACCACCGTTCAGACTGAGGTGGATGCCTTTCTCATATCCGGGCTTCCACTGAATTGCAATAACTTTGTCAGGGTCATCGAAAGCAGTGTCAATACCACTGAACCCTCTCCCGTTATTATCTGCGGGTGTTACATCAATGAGCCTTCCCCCTGAATATCTGTAAATCCTTCCATCTTTGCCGTCATGTCCCCATTCGGATTCCTGGTCGGTATAGGTTACAAACAGGGTCCCGTTTGTTGAGACTGTTCCCGAAACCGGTCTGTGAGTCAGGGAATCTGGCCCGCCCGGCAATATTTTCCAGTTTTCCCCCGCGTCGGTTGTCATATAAATGCCTTTACCCTGTACGCCAGCATAGATTATTTGAGAGTTAAGGGTTCCGTTTCCGGACCTCTTGTCTATTGCAGTAAAAATATTTCCTCCCCCCGATCCGGGAGGGACCTCTCCTGTATCGATCTTTTGCCATGTTTCTCCTTGGTCCGGACTTCTCCACAGGCCATCCTGCTCGGAGGCGTAAAAAAGAACTTTGCCGTTATTATTTGGGTCGACCACGAGTCTCTTCCCTCCCCAGCGAAAATAAGCGGAATTCGGGTTCACATGTATATCAGGAAAACCCTCAAGCTTTTCCCATGTATCACCCCTGTCTGATGATTTAAGAAGCAGGGGGCCAGTTGTTACTGAATATAGCAGACCGGGGTCAGATTCGCTCATTGCATCACCTGAAACACCTGGAGCATTAAAGGCATCCATGAGTGGTATCCATCTGTTGTTTTCAGGATCCCAGCGGTAATTTCCACCAACATCGGTTCTGGCAACCACATAACCGGGGTCAGCAGGATGGGCATTGATGCCAGTGACAAACCCCATTCCCTGGAATTTTACATTATCCCAGGTAAATGATTGGGCATGGCCTGTCAGAGGGCAGATAAGAAGGATGAAAAATGTAAGTAACAAAAACCGTCTCTCAATATTTTTCGCATGAGTCATATTAGTCATGTTTTGACAGGTATTGGATTTTTTTGCTTTATTCAGCTAAAATAACTATTTATGCCTCTTTAATAATACCCTGGATTGAAAAGTTTTGAAATGAAGGTGACAGCCCTTTTGGTTTTTCTGTTTCTCATTACTCCTCTAACAGCACAGAGAATTTACGTTGACGGTAATATTTTTAAGGTGGACGGGAAGCAGATCTGGATAAACGGAACCAACACTCCATGGAACAGATGGAATGAATTCGGCGGCAATTTTGATGAGGAGTTCTGGAGGGAGGAGTTTGAAAGACTTACTGTATATGGTGTCAATTCCACCAGGGTCTGGTTGTCATGTGATGCAGACGGACATATCCGGATAACTGACAGCGGATACGTTACAGGTCCTGCAGACAAATTCTGGACCGATCTTGACAAGCTGATGGAGATTGCTGAGACTTACCAGATATATATTATGGCAACCCCCATCTCATTTGATCATACCCGTCAGGGAAGAGACAGAGATGCCTGGAGAAATATGTATGCAAGTGCGGACAACCGTCAATCATTTGTTGAAAATTATATTAAAGATTTGGTTATCAGGTATAATGACAACCCGTGGTTCTTTGCAGTTGATGTTGCAAATGAGATTGAATGGGTTTGGGAAAATCACGGGGTTGATCGCGATGATGTTATTGATCTTATCGCCAGGGTAGCAAACGCTGTACATGATAACAGTGATATTCTCGTGACCCAGGGAATGGGAGCGGGGCCGAAATACTGTTCTTCTGTTTTTCCTGACGGAAACCTGGTAAGCGACGAGTCACTAAGTTCAAAACAACCAGGAGCTTATCTTGATTTTTACAAATTGCACTATTATGAATGGCAGAACCAATGGTTTTCGAATCCGTTTGACAGATCCCCCGGGGATTGGGGAATAGATGATAAGCCTTGTGTTATTGGCGAATGCAGAGCAAATGGCACGAATGCCGGTTATACCTATCGGGAAGCTGTATTCCGGGCGTTTGATCTTGGATGGCAGGGGATTATGCCATGGACCTCTAATCCAATCGGCCATCTAGGATCAATTTACGATCACGGCCCGGGAAGCCTTGCTTTTACCCGTGCCTACCCTGAACTGGTTTATCCTGTAGATGGGCCTCAGACAGTTGCGGTTACAGGAGTGCAGATAATACCGCCGGAGGATACAATGATCGTTGGTACCACTCTCCAGTTAACTGTTTCTTTTCTCCCGGAAAATGCATCCAATACCTATGTTTCATGGAACAGTAGAGATGAAACAATTGCAACGGTTAATTCCGGTGGACTGGTAGCCGCTTTAACCCCGGGAAACGCATCAATTGGCATTGAAACTCATGATGGAGGTTATAAGGCTAATGCCGAAATCACTGTAATTGATGTTGCAACAGTTATACCGGGGTACTCAACCGGTGATGCAAACGGACTTAACCGGGAGGATATTTTAATAGCACCTAATCCTGCAGGAAATTTTGTTACAATAAAAACTCCTGTCGATGAATCAGGTTTTCGAGTGGCAATAGTTGATATGAAAGGGACACTTATCAGGAAGGGAACTCTTAATGCAGGGGAAAACCTGCTTTGCCTTGATAATTTTGAACCCGGAATATATTTTATTAGGATCTCCAATAAGCGGGATTCTTATACTACGAAGCTTTTGATCAAATAAATCTGAATAATATAAGATAAACTTTCAAACATTGATACACCATGAAAAACATTAGACTTAAGGTAAGGACATTGATAATTCTACTTTACCTCTTTATTCCTGTCATGACTGCAGGCCAGTCTGATTCGCCATTCATCATTGTCGATCAGTACGGATATCTGCCTGATGCGCCCAAGATTGCCGTAATTAAAGATCCCCAGGTGGGTTTCGATTCTGATAACTCTTTTACCCCCGGTTCTCTTTATGCAGTCGTCAACAACGCAA
Coding sequences:
- a CDS encoding sugar phosphate isomerase/epimerase; its protein translation is MDRRSFIQKSIAAAVIAGLPSTVLASCSNPGPAGIGICDWNLGRSADPSYIPRAAGVGLEAIQVSVGTSPGNMPLREKAVREKYLDLGKQHGIVFPSVAAGSILNEIPLATEPQSAIFVVDALEAAAALGSTNILTAFFGNGDLLERDESGSYINISTGKFPEYKWKEKDVERVIAVIKQIVPRAEDLGVVIGLENTLTARQNLQIIDEIGSSMVQIYYDTANPWNNGYDVPGEIRMIGNHRMCEIHLKNTRWNQNLFDETGEVDLEACAAALRDIGYDKWLILETSGRENRFEEDTKANIEFARKVFM
- a CDS encoding T9SS C-terminal target domain-containing protein — protein: MKVTALLVFLFLITPLTAQRIYVDGNIFKVDGKQIWINGTNTPWNRWNEFGGNFDEEFWREEFERLTVYGVNSTRVWLSCDADGHIRITDSGYVTGPADKFWTDLDKLMEIAETYQIYIMATPISFDHTRQGRDRDAWRNMYASADNRQSFVENYIKDLVIRYNDNPWFFAVDVANEIEWVWENHGVDRDDVIDLIARVANAVHDNSDILVTQGMGAGPKYCSSVFPDGNLVSDESLSSKQPGAYLDFYKLHYYEWQNQWFSNPFDRSPGDWGIDDKPCVIGECRANGTNAGYTYREAVFRAFDLGWQGIMPWTSNPIGHLGSIYDHGPGSLAFTRAYPELVYPVDGPQTVAVTGVQIIPPEDTMIVGTTLQLTVSFLPENASNTYVSWNSRDETIATVNSGGLVAALTPGNASIGIETHDGGYKANAEITVIDVATVIPGYSTGDANGLNREDILIAPNPAGNFVTIKTPVDESGFRVAIVDMKGTLIRKGTLNAGENLLCLDNFEPGIYFIRISNKRDSYTTKLLIK
- a CDS encoding T9SS C-terminal target domain-containing protein, whose protein sequence is MTNMTHAKNIERRFLLLTFFILLICPLTGHAQSFTWDNVKFQGMGFVTGINAHPADPGYVVARTDVGGNYRWDPENNRWIPLMDAFNAPGVSGDAMSESDPGLLYSVTTGPLLLKSSDRGDTWEKLEGFPDIHVNPNSAYFRWGGKRLVVDPNNNGKVLFYASEQDGLWRSPDQGETWQKIDTGEVPPGSGGGNIFTAIDKRSGNGTLNSQIIYAGVQGKGIYMTTDAGENWKILPGGPDSLTHRPVSGTVSTNGTLFVTYTDQESEWGHDGKDGRIYRYSGGRLIDVTPADNNGRGFSGIDTAFDDPDKVIAIQWKPGYEKGIHLSLNGGESWKPVRFSNLSEPSWYPTYVPWTYTSHIMFDKANSDKVWQPNGFGVYVTSNIQAANPQWVTRMDNLEELVAGQVHVPPVTDGKAVFSLVMDKIAFAHDNVDQVPSKSIFGDQFGIGTGMDYCVGNPSVSVIVGSQMHNVAEERHLYTTNNGKGWRPFPSIPADFNNGNIAISATDESRWVWAPHNDASSVPIVQMHYTNDKGESWHPSSGIPAIRNSATHHWAQSLVLASDRVNGDYFYYYLQNDGGALYRSDDGGETFSKVYSGLPQHYQCKLKAVPFREGHLFFHTNRGKLFHSTDYGSSWSEVPGVSSVGGIGFGKPMPHSEDPAIYIAAVIEGTEAIYLSADYGKTWTNISLGEMPAGRVRDISGDLRTAGLVYCATGGRGIMYGRADIPTSISFTNQSQLPELRIFPNPSYGSLLIIEFAKPIETGSIHLFDNSGKMVQTHNIYGKSSEILDTANLQSGIYILRVLNMGYPAGSARFLVIN